From Streptomyces griseorubiginosus, one genomic window encodes:
- a CDS encoding NAD(P)H-binding protein: MTGTTLVTGATGTTGSRVTAQLTAAGHRVRAASRRGTPVPGAEPVRFDWYDPATHADALAGVDRVYLVPPVGDPDPQAVMLPFLRQARAAGVGRAVLLGSSAVPEGGPAAGVVYRELPGLFDAWAVLRPSWFMQNFTGSHMHALGIRDTGTIQTAAGKGRVGFVDAEDIAAVAVHALTDARSPDSDLVLTGPQALSHDDVAAIVTEVTGRPVAHRHLTHEQLCDRLAPLVGREFAELLAGMDLAIAEGSEDRTTDVVRRVTGRPPHDFRTVVARELADLG; the protein is encoded by the coding sequence ATGACCGGCACCACCCTCGTCACGGGCGCCACCGGCACCACCGGCAGCCGCGTCACCGCACAGCTCACCGCCGCCGGTCACCGCGTCAGGGCCGCGAGCCGCCGCGGCACTCCCGTCCCCGGGGCGGAACCGGTCCGCTTCGACTGGTACGACCCCGCCACCCACGCCGACGCCCTCGCCGGAGTCGACCGTGTCTACCTCGTGCCGCCCGTGGGCGACCCGGACCCGCAAGCGGTCATGCTCCCCTTCCTCCGGCAGGCCCGTGCGGCCGGTGTCGGCCGTGCGGTGCTGCTCGGTTCGTCGGCCGTCCCCGAGGGTGGTCCGGCGGCCGGGGTGGTTTACCGGGAGTTGCCGGGCCTCTTCGACGCGTGGGCGGTCCTACGGCCGTCCTGGTTCATGCAGAACTTCACCGGCTCGCATATGCACGCGCTCGGCATCCGCGACACCGGCACCATCCAGACGGCGGCCGGGAAGGGTCGGGTCGGCTTCGTCGACGCCGAGGACATCGCCGCCGTCGCCGTGCACGCCCTGACCGACGCCCGCTCCCCCGACTCCGACCTGGTCCTCACCGGGCCACAGGCGCTCAGTCACGACGACGTCGCCGCGATCGTCACCGAGGTCACCGGCCGCCCCGTCGCCCACCGCCACCTGACCCACGAGCAGCTCTGCGACCGCCTCGCGCCGCTGGTGGGGCGGGAGTTCGCCGAGTTGCTGGCCGGCATGGACCTCGCCATCGCCGAGGGCTCCGAGGACCGCACGACCGACGTGGTCCGGCGCGTGACCGGGCGACCACCGCACGACTTCCGTACGGTGGTCGCCCGGGAGTTGGCGGACCTGGGCTGA
- a CDS encoding RidA family protein has translation MAITFVNPSGLPKIDVYQQVSIASGSRLVFVAGQVAWDAEGVTIGEGDLAAQVEQSYLNVGTALAEAGGSFDDVAKLTFYVVDWTPDKMSPLLEGVSRATAKLGITTAPATLIGVAALDVPAHLVEIEATAVLD, from the coding sequence ATGGCCATCACCTTTGTGAACCCCAGCGGATTGCCCAAGATCGACGTCTATCAGCAGGTGTCGATCGCCTCAGGGTCGAGGCTGGTCTTCGTCGCCGGGCAGGTCGCCTGGGACGCCGAGGGAGTCACGATCGGCGAAGGCGACCTGGCCGCCCAGGTCGAGCAGAGCTATCTCAACGTCGGCACCGCCCTGGCCGAGGCCGGCGGCTCCTTCGACGACGTGGCGAAGCTGACCTTCTACGTCGTCGACTGGACCCCCGACAAGATGTCCCCGCTCTTGGAAGGGGTCTCCCGGGCCACCGCGAAACTCGGCATCACCACGGCGCCGGCCACGCTGATAGGCGTCGCGGCATTGGATGTCCCGGCCCATCTGGTCGAGATCGAGGCCACCGCGGTCCTCGACTGA
- a CDS encoding helix-turn-helix domain-containing protein → MVTTQLTGSPEDADLARADSLAREIFSDIANKWAFLIVEGLGDRTLRFSELRNEIEGISHKMLTQNLRMLERNGLVERTVYPTVPPRVEYTLTEAGQGLRATVDGMCGWTHQYFAHIEAARRRFDT, encoded by the coding sequence ATGGTGACCACGCAGCTCACAGGCTCGCCCGAGGATGCGGACCTGGCGCGTGCGGACTCCTTGGCGCGGGAGATCTTCTCCGACATCGCCAACAAGTGGGCGTTTCTCATCGTCGAGGGTCTCGGTGACCGCACCCTGCGCTTCAGTGAGCTGCGGAACGAGATCGAGGGCATCAGCCACAAGATGCTCACCCAGAACCTGCGCATGCTGGAACGCAACGGCCTGGTCGAGCGCACCGTGTACCCCACTGTCCCGCCCCGGGTCGAGTACACCCTCACTGAAGCGGGTCAAGGGCTGCGTGCGACGGTCGACGGGATGTGCGGCTGGACCCACCAGTACTTCGCGCACATCGAGGCCGCCCGTCGCCGCTTCGACACCTGA